acgtgcctttgaacttatttatggcgactgggataagtctttttcaaatctgcccaggtacatggccgcactgcaacactttaaccccgggactgttgttgaatggaggcgtgagcggagtccggacagacccgaatatattttcaactatgtgttctggtcatttaaaccagcaattgatggttttgtgcattgtcgtcctgttatttccatagacggtactcatgtctatggaaagtatgatattaagcttttgattgcagttgcagtagatgtcaacgggcaaatatttccactagcttttgccatatgTGCCAACGAAAGTAAAGAGACATGgacgctttttttgaaccacttgaagcagcacgttgtcacacagcattcatgtatttgtctaatatctgatcggcatggtggtattttaagttctgtacgtcacttgcctgaatggcaggaaccatatgcataccaccgttactgtgtacgtcacctgaaggccaatttccagaagaaatatcctgacaaggtattgcatgacttaatgtggTTGGCTTCAACTcagcaccagcagtgcaaattcacgaggcgcatggaagcgatccggcagttagaaccacgagcctatacttggttgatggggcatgagcttcacatgtggacattgcatgctgatggcggCAAATGATGGGGAGCCCTCACTACAAacgtgtcggagtcattcaacggcttgttgaagtctgcccgtggactgcctgtcactgccatggtccgcatgacattcaaaTAGAGTgcagagaggtttgttgaaaggcatgcaGCTGCATCAACattgatggacaggggtgttcaatttatgccaatacccatgagaagatttgaaaggtctaggaggcgagcacagtggcattcatttcttcagtacgatcatgaacggggtatttttgaagttaagacagctatccgcggacaccgtgggaataatctacagacggtgaatgaaaatagaaggttatgttcatgtgggaaatggaccatctaccacatgccatgcgcacatgcgttgaagtgctttcaacaagttggatatggggcaacaaactatattgataggcaatacagtgttgctgcatacatagacacgtatagtgggaagttgcagccattaggtgctgagcattattggttgtcggaaccttttaagatggtatgtaacaaggactatttgcgcaagctgcaagtgcaaaagagaacgcgtatacgtaACCAAATGAATGTTGGTGACACcatttatgcgcgtaaatgtggcatatgctcgcaaacaggacacgaccgtcgtaaatgtccttcaggtggtgtgcgtggcggtggtaatccggctcctggtgcaagttcgtcgaatgtacccaactatcaaggatacccctagccttttattttggtattgttttttTGTAATACATGTTtttacttgtgtatgttgcaatatatatcaaataaaattatgttccacaatttGAAATGAGTGAAGAAAAGTTGTTTAATTGTAGGAAatgtaatatgtaaagcgtggtttgatagtttcatatgcgcaacacaagcacttaaagtTAACTtgcacttcaattaaaataaagcattactacaacacaaacacaaacataacaggccaacataataaaaatacatgaaagatgaaaaatacactaaacacatacaagcAAATATTTAGTCCCGGTtgccatttattctccgctccaaccacttaaatcgttcttcgattcgttctttttcttcttctacctctttcagtttcgtcttcacctccgcaagttcccgtttatatttttcttttcgttccttttgtgcttcacaattccattgtgctttccatttttcttctcccacctcctgcAGTTTCGTCCTTATTTCTACAATAATTCTATCGCTTTCTCTTTGTGTTTCCCGTTGgcataaacacatattatgaagaaactgcagttgttctctgtagcattcctgataacatggttcatcaacccattcctcaaaatcacaaataggttcaccGGAAACCTTGTATAATTGGTTCATACAgcaccagtagcggcgtccaacttgaCCATCGTtccaacaattttgcatcgagcattcttttccacagttgcactttggtgcacgaagaggttgagccatttgatgaaatatttgcgtttagtaaaaaaaaccttacttttaatgaaatatttgcttttactaatttttgagcacacaaaataactataatgatgccgttatttataggcgagacaaaatacataaagcgtagtatagtactacgttttatggagttgtcttgtcgttctgaaaaagatgaaaaccatgtgaaaaagcaGGTTTATCGCAGAAAAATTTAACACATAAAGTgtagtatagtactacgttttatggagttgtcttgtcgttctgcaaaaatgaaaaccatgtgaaaaaagctggtttattgcagaaaaatttaacacataaagcgtagtatagtactacgttttatgGAGTTATCTTGTCGTTCTGCAAAAAGacgaaaaccatgtgaaaaaactGGTTTTACTTATCCTTTgtgcagtgatggttttagttctaTTGTTTGTTTTTCTGTGTACAACTATCCTTTgtgcagtgatggttttagttctagtatagtactacgttttgCAATGTTTGTATTACTTGTGTACTGTTTAAGTAAAACTGTTGTtcaaatgcaattaaaatataaatgttgttaaacgataattgttatcattatatacataatgcactatttacacaaactaaaaacctaagtaaatcagtgaGTCCCGCAGCCTGTGTGCTTTAGTGTTGCTGCTGGCCTGAGTCGCATCCCATGTCGCCCGGGTACACTatctggatcatcatcatcaagccgCCTCTTTATGTGAAGATGTGCAGCAGCATCGACACCACAACTGGCAGGATCGGAAGAATAGGCCGTCGGgccgtcagcaacctacaaaccaagtactaaacttagcatgtgacaaagtatatttgtattgtacgtgttaagtcaaaaaatattttcccacTGTGGTCTCGTCGGCCTCCTGAATATACGCATCAGTGGTGTCCTCATCAAAGCATGTAGTGGCCTCAAAGATGGGCTAGGACGATGCCTTcataagaaagttaaaaattaattaatggcagctcattaaggaaaacaaattgaaattttaaagtaatacaaacatacctgcgcctgtaatagatccgcatcaaccgtcggggatgaggcataactcaacctgcGCCCGCTATCCACGTCCCGAGTGGGCCGATCCTCAGCTGTGGTAGATGGGCATGCAAAGTACTAGTCTACATCCCAGTCGAATGTACCCATGATCGACAATGCTCCTGACGGGGTGACCTGCGCTGCTGGCAGAGATAGTTGAAGGTTGTACGAAggcatgctgctggaaggctcatCTTGCCGAGGTATATAACCCGACTGATCATCTCCAAGCGCCATAACGCCAAAGTCCTCATCATGTCcctcaacaggtgggtcgacaggtgcctcaacgcccccttgctggggaccacctcctcgccgtcCCCCGCGACCCCGTGGAGCACCCCTACCTCGTGGGACACCCCTACCCCGATGGTAGTCCTCTGGCGCCGCATACTGAGCCTCGTGGTCCAACCTCACGGCATCTCTCGCCTGAAACAGGGTCCGACGAGCCAACTGTGCCATCCGCCGGCCATAGTCAACGACTGCAGGGAGGTCAGTATGCTGCTGCATAtcctgtcccaactggtagaggtgatgatgcccaatagcctgtaaaatatttaaaatattaattaaataacgcaATATCACAATTATACGATATTAATAAGCCAAAGAACATACCAAggcctcgtgtctcccggcgtatggtctgTAGCGCTAGCCAAGTACATGAATAGGGTTCCCGATAATCAGTCGGGTGTGACGGCGGTACCATGATGCATACATATGAATAGTGGCCTCCTAGGTAAATGTAGGTGCTGGCGGAATACGGTCAGCTCGGTGCTCTTCCCAAATAAGGACCTGCTGCTCTagccatcccatatatatatcgtCCATCCTGGCACGGTCATCCCGCTGATAGTGTATAGCCACCCATCCAGGATCCCTCGGTATAGGCTGGGGACGGTGAAACTGGCGAAGCacacgctctgtggcatgatactcaaccataGAGAAGATCATCGGAACGGAGGTGCTCCAAAGCATTCGATCGACTAAGCAATAAAAGGGCAGCTGAGCTACCAACTCGTCActgtatggcgtccagatgaactgccaaataataacaaaaaagtgagtatgcgcaacacaactcaatttaAACAAGTAAGTGTAAGTACATATCTACCTGTCCGTCCACCAGCATATCTAGCACATCCCTgataagggggagattatgatgagcatcggtccctcggtagttcccacCTGAGAATCCACCTAGaagatagagggagaaacggATAAGCCTCACCAGGCGCAAGTGCTGatagaggtggctgcaacggcatgatccgttgccaggcccaaacctaagataaaaggttgatgtaaaatttatgagtcatttcgaccatatagaattcggagaaatgaacagagtattcgaaaatgttgtcacctgtaggaggggcagaaaaccacatatgtccaccgttgggcccatgctcgcccggcacatgctcctatacaggtatgcgagaacagcagcaccccaACTGTATTGGGGTAAACCATCCAACTCCTGAAGATGGTGGAgaaagcgcatactcactttactccccgaagtgttcgggaacaagacacaccCGAAAAGTAGGAGCAACGCCAACCGCGTGTACCTCTCAATATGGAGATCCTCCATCTCGCCGGTAATGTCTGGGTGCAAAAACGCCATATGATCTCTGATGGCTGACAAAGCAACGCGACTGCCCCCAGCGTCACCCTGAGGTCTATAACCAGTAAAATGCATCATCATATCCAAAAATTGTGCACGCGTCATGGACCTAATGTACTGGGGCAGTGCTACGGCCCGTCCATCTACGCGCAGCCCGTACAAAACCTGATCATCctccagcgtgatggtggcctctccagtgggcaagtgaaaagtgtacgtctccggtcgccaccgctctaccaaggccgtgatgagagaccaatcaagctgCATCCGTCCAAGCTCAAAAATCGTATAGAAGCCCGTAGCTTGTAGGCGCGCAACTACGCGGGCATGGAAAGGATGCTCCCCGATGAACTCCCATAAATCGTCAGGTCTCCTGGGGCGGAGAGGCTGCATCGATAGCTGTCCCTCCCATACAAATgaggacctatggtcgccctgcaacactagtagttgatcctcggcaggtccgggatgcgcaggcggaggaaagtccatgtcgtctactataatttaaacaaaattaattgtgtgtgttagcttaataaattaaataattaattatgtttaaaattggactgaataattatgtacgggttccaggctcgatatttgaggctcggtagcaccgagttatccttaattattatgcgtgttaatttcaacatttttagaattgtgtctgttagcttaataaattaaataattaattatgtttacaattggactgaataattatgtatgggttccaggctcaattttttgaggcccggtagcaccgagttatccttaattattattcgtgtcaattttaatatttttacaattgtgtgtgctagcttaataaattaaataattaattatgtttacaattggactgaataattatgtatgggttccatgctcgatttttgaggcccggtagcaccgagttatccttaattattatgcgtgtcaattttaacatttttagaattgtgtgtgctagcttaataaattaaataattaattatgtttacaattggactgaataattatgtatgggttccaaactcgatatttgagttaattttacaacatataggaatttgttacttttgtaagtttattgttataattaaataattaattttgtaaagtgtaattggatagagtttgcagttactgcatacttaaactacatagactctacgctaaaaggctctatattttacaacactaacaggctctatattttactacagtaaaaggctctatattttactatgctaaaaggctatttattttactacgctaaaaggtcactattacatataaaaacaactaacataaaatacaaatatgaacaacaaacaaaataaataatattaattttttaacaatacaaataatttatcaaattttaataattttttgtaccaaagctaataaatcaatccgggtataaataagatacaaatttaaacacaaacataacacaaattaacatggaaacacattaaacaatacaaatatgcatgtactatacgagtttcgacataaacaaaattgaaatacctcgatttaagttttttaAATTTGATTGAAATCAAATTTTCgcacccgaaagaaggaatccaaagcttgtcttgtatgtgggacctacactctttgctctttaggtgacgggtggggcccaaaaattttttttttttgaagtttacgCAGGGGGGAGGGGGGACCAGCAGAATCGAAGGTTTTGAGGTCCTTCGGTTCAgtggtccaaggaagaagaagggcTATTTATTGAAgttgttcgcagtattatactgcgttttacttaaaacgcagtataatactgcgaactGATTCAATAAAATATAGTTGTGCCCAGCAtcttagtaaaacgcagtatagtactgcgatttacaaaaaaaaaattaagtaaaacgcagtactatactgcgaattactttaacggcAAAATTTCCGTTAACAAAAgtgttttttgtccaaaaaatgattaaaaaagtttgggactcgcaggaaataaagaaggataaGGAGAAAATAACTCAAGTAAACATCCTTTGTTCCCTTAATTAAATTGCAATGCAGCTACTAAGAGAGTACTGATATCTCTGCTCATTCCACACCTAAATGGCAAATTAAACTAGTCATTTTTCTTCTACAACTCATATGCAGTTGGGGTGAAAAATAACAATTTGTATGTATAGGATAATAGAACTCCTAGTACTAGCAAAGGGATTAAGAAGTACTGAAAAAGACCAATCATAGGGTCCTATCCAAGACAAAAAAAGACATCACAAACACCAGGCTGCTCAAAGAAGGTCATGGACCAAGGACTGTTTGAGGAAATCATTCACCTTGGCCTTCGAATCTTCAAACTGCTGCATGATCCTTTCATTTTCACAACGCGCAATGCCAAACTCATCCTCTTTTTTGCGGATTCTTTCTTGCAAAACATGGCATGTTGCAACACAAGCGGCCCACTCTTCATTTCCTCCAGCTCTTTCTTGCTTGTCTCCATCCCCGCGGGGTTCCTCGTTTTTGCCTCCTTCAATTTGCGACTGTCCTTGACAAGTTGCTTGGCCTGAGAGATATCGTTCAACCTTTGACTGAGCCACCCTACATCTAGGTTGGCAGACTCGAGATCTCTAACTTCATCAAGCATGGATTGGAGCTCCTTGGGGTTTATGCTTCGGAAATTATCTGTTTCCTCCAATTTCTTATAGATGTCGCAAACTAACTCCAGGAGCGATGAAGAAATATTCACTGAAGAGAAAGAGCTATTCTTTGCAATGTCTCCGTACTTGAGGAAGATTTTCTGGAGAACAGGTGCTGCTTCCTCCTTAACTCTGTAACCGTTAACCACGACGGACAGATGAGCAGGTTGAGATCCAACCTCATCAGCATCAGAAGAATAGTCATTCATAAGTGCAGCCATCCTTGTAAGGTTAAGGCTCATGGTTTTTGTTGGATGCGCACCACTCTGGCTGCTTCCGGATTCTGGTTCGGTGGCATTAGCATTTAACACCATATCAGCCTTACTTTGTGTTGCATTGTTCTCAGCTACAACTTCAGGGAAAGAAGCTGTTTCAGTGTGGTGCCCCGGTTGCTGATTCTCCACATCCAAATACCATGGTTTGATAGAATAGAATGATGATTAAGTTCTGCATGCACGGAATCATCAACCTTCTCATTTGTTGCATGAGAGATTCCAGTGATAGGGTGAGCAGGAAAGTCACAAGTAGCACTGGAAGAATACGACGCCTGTAGAATAACAAACCAAGTTTAGACTGAATTCGTTATTAAATGAAGTATACTATTTAAGCCATAACTTTATCAGAAAGGACCGCGGAAAAAATGTTGAGAAATATAAAGATTAAAGATAAATACTCATGACAGCCTCATTCTGCAGAGTCACACCCAAAGTTATATACTCCCACTTTGGCATGTCAGACACTGAACTATATTTCTCTATCTGCTACAATAATTTCAGAAGGAATATGTTTGACTGTGAAGTTGACGAGTGGCATAGTCAATAGGTTTGTGACTCCATTAGTCTGGCATCTTACGACAGGCACAGGCTAGAAGACTCCTTAGGTTTTCTCTCAAGGTTCTTCCAAGGAATTCCCCACGTCACTTGAACAACCATGGCTGAAGGTACGTTCCTTGTTTAATTTCCGTTGCGTTGGCTATGTGCATGTGTTTAAATTCTACAAGATCGCCTCAAAAGGGTCCCAAGCAAAGATGATAGTTTTTCAGATAAATCTTGCTATCACTCTCTTTTTGGATTAACAGAGGAAGCACAAATCTATCGCTCACACAAAACAGCACTGCACACCATTGAGCTTGGTAAAAGGACAGAATTTTCAAGACAAAACCACAGCTATTTTTTGCTTTAAATCACCAAAATCCTTTTGAACTTCAGTTCAGAATCTTTTCTAAAAGGAGTCATTTGCAATTTTAGCAATATGATTGAGATGAATAAACCCTCTACCTCTAAAACAGAGCATACATCCTAAAACTACTTGACCTCTTCAACACTTCTCTTAACACATtttagatttatttttttatttttatttttgctaatAGACATTTTAGTTAACGTGACATGCAATACAACCTTACCACAGAAACCCTTTGTTTTCTCTGAACCAGAAAAGGAGGATATGAACACAAAAAAATGTAGAGCTGAAGAGTTTAACCGGAGGTGGTGATACTGATAGTGCAGCTTGAAGAGATGAAGCAGCGTTTAGTCTGGATTCTAGTTTCATCATTTTAACACTTTCACTCCCAGCATCATCTCTTCTTCGTCTTCCTCTCTTACCCATTTTTCTCTGGGTTTTTTTTTCTTGCTTTACTCAAAAGTTCaaatttttctctcttttgttcAAATTTTTCTCTATTTCACTCACACAAAACAGCAGACGCACGCTACTTCTTTCACTCACACAAAACAGCAGACTGCAGGCTACTAAGTTTGGGTAAAGGACTGAGCTCTGCAAAAGGGCAGAAAGGATCCTCTTTGTTACACGTGTTCAAATGCTATTAATTGCCAGTACTTTTTTTCCAACAATTGTATGAGGCAGGTTTCAAAGTAATTTGTCATTAATGCGGTCTTTAGTACTTAAAACTTGAGATatcgaaaaagataaaatatgatGTTCTAGAAATATTGATAAATTTGTTTATATCAGAAATATTCAGAAATTTGTCTACAAAGTTTAACGACGGATCTGTAATAAAGGTCTTAAATCCCTACGGATCAGACATATGAACTATTAAAGTGGGGGAAATTAGAATAAAGAAAATGtgcaaaaggaaaacaagaatgATCGTAATTGACCAAAAGAGAAGTATAAGAAAAATAACACTATTATCTACCGGTAAAAGTGACTTTTACCATATACTATAAGTTACCATCCAAAGCATGCTTGCTTCAACTAACTTTTTAAGTAATCTGATAATATAAATCTTTTTTCACATTACCATAAGAGTAGTATATTAGTCAATCTCTTAAGATATATGCAGTCAACCAACCCGTTTCTTTTCACAAGCACGCTTAGATATCTGCAATTTAGGCTTAATTAAACATTCACTTAACTATTGCTTTAGCAATCTTGATGAAAGAAATGTGGGACTCTTATAGTAATGAAAATTTACGCAGCCCGCATAGGATGATGTGCAGATAGTTATTTGCCATGAAGCtttctaaaagaaaaatacagaagaaAAATATCACACAAAGGATCCACCTCGAGACCAACGTTCTAAACTTTAGTTAAGCCCCTCTCTTTCACATTAGTCAAGCCACTCGAGAAAGTTTTCAGGAGAAAAACATTTATGCCCCGTTAGCTCCTCGCAATGACAAACATACCCCTCCAACCAGTTAGTTCTACATCCACTAAAAGAAAAACAGCACTGCAGCCGCATAAATTTATCATTTTCTCTGAATAATAATACTATTGCAAAATTTATTTCACATAGAAGCATTTGTACAAATAAAAATTGGAGAACTAAATGGAAAAATACAACACGCCCTTTGAAGTCATCTTCTTTCTATGCTGATTGAATGCAGGATCCATAAGACTTCTGAGAGCTCACATTTCATTGAAAATGCTTTGCGCCAAGCCACAAACACTTTCCTGGTATTTGACCCGACCCCTGGCAAGACGAGAGTGCTACTACCATCTTCATGTCAAAATCAGGGGTAGAGAACCAGTCTTACAAGCAACAAGAACATCCTCTGTAGACCTGAAAATTTTCCTATCGAACCATCCTATTGATGTCAGTGTATACTCTAGAAGCTCGATACAACTCCCGTTAGCTTCTCCAGCACTCTTCAAGAGAGATTACTTCAGGTCAATGTGTATAATCAGATGTGTAGATCCTTAAGCGCGTTTAGTTTCTCTAATCTCCCATTTGATGAAAGAGAAGAATCTCCATCAGCATTTAAGCCCACAGCTCCATTTGCAGCGGATTTTTGTATCTGATTGTTAGCTGAACTTGTAGCAGCTGAGCTTTGAATACCTCCAAAGTAAATCGAGTACGAGAAGTACTCGGCGCAACGAACTTTCCATCCTACAACAATGCCTCAAAAACATCAGCACCCAGAGAATCACCAAATATCATGTAAAATTGACTGTTACTGATGTATTTGACAAAAAGGTATCAACAGAAAATTAGTATACCCAGCAACCACCCAAATCAACAGAAAAGGAATACATGAAAAAAGAACAGACTACAACAGCGATATACCAAAACCAGAGTCAAAACAAATGCATGCACTTAACTTTACCTCAACAACAGGCCATGGAAAGACTTAAAGAAGCTTTGCCTATACCACAAAGCCATTTCCTCTAGGTGTCACTCCTGATGGACACGGAGGATCTATATCATTTGTTACTTTGATGCTTATAATACCATTACCCAAAATTTCATCAGAGATTAAAGGGGGGTTTGGGTGGGAGCGCACCCCCAAACACTAATTCACTGAAACACAGAGAtgcatatttttcaaataaaCAAGCTATTAAATAAGTGTACCAAGCAAGATGGTCTCGTTCAACTCCAATGAAGATTAAGTTAAGGTTAATATTGATTAGTGTATTGGCCTAAAATAAAAGACTGTTTGGATGTAGACATATCCACTTGAGCTAAGAAGAGCAGAAACGATCAAGATGGTTTCTATGGCTCATGCCACTACTATTTATCTACGTGGGCCTTACCAATAGGAGTCTCAAGTGGATGGTAACAAAATCTATCCACTGGTGTACAAATTGTCCAGTCTCCCTGAGCACTTTAACTCTTACCTTATATGGCGACTTTCCTCCATCCAAAATTTAAAGATAGACCATATATATTATACACTGAGATGACATCATTGACTGAtgcatttattttcaaactttaaACGCTTCTACTCCtaactcaattttttttaaactaTTCACACATCAAACTTTATAACTCCGCACAAGTAAAGAATACGTCATACT
This sequence is a window from Nicotiana sylvestris chromosome 3, ASM39365v2, whole genome shotgun sequence. Protein-coding genes within it:
- the LOC104228253 gene encoding uncharacterized protein yields the protein MGKRGRRRRDDAGSESVKMMKLESRLNAASSLQAALSVSPPPASYSSSATCDFPAHPITGISHATNEKQPGHHTETASFPEVVAENNATQSKADMVLNANATEPESGSSQSGAHPTKTMSLNLTRMAALMNDYSSDADEVGSQPAHLSVVVNGYRVKEEAAPVLQKIFLKYGDIAKNSSFSSVNISSSLLELVCDIYKKLEETDNFRSINPKELQSMLDEVRDLESANLDVGWLSQRLNDISQAKQLVKDSRKLKEAKTRNPAGMETSKKELEEMKSGPLVLQHAMFCKKESAKKRMSLALRVVKMKGSCSSLKIRRPR